The uncultured Bacteroides sp. genome has a segment encoding these proteins:
- a CDS encoding glycoside hydrolase family 127 protein — MALPAQEKALMNTSKSKYAQLTNVDLSAVKWTNGFWGDRFRVCKDTMLISMWNTWNAPEISHGFRNFEVAAGVCPGEHWGPPFHDGDFYKWLEGVAAVYAVNKDPKLDALMDKAVAVIVKAQREDGYIHTPVIIEEKNKGVDSHKAHKETVIGTKVGGANEVGAFANRLNFETYNLGHLMMAGCVHYRATGKKTLFNAAIKATDFLCYFYETASAELARNAICPSHYMGVVEMYRATGNSRYLELAKNLINIRGMVKNGTDDNQDRVPFRDQKTAMGHAVRANYLYAGVADVYAETGEKVLMDNLESIWKDIVTRKMYVTGACGALYDGTSPDGTCYEPDSIQKVHQSYGRAYQLPNSTAHNESCANIGNMLFNWRMLQTTGEEKYADVMETALYNSVLSNVSLDGKRFFYTNPLRLSKDFPYTLRWPRERQSYISCFCCPPNTMRTLCEAQNYAYSISHKGVWFNLYGGNQLDTKLTDGSALKLTQVSDYPWDGKVVTTVDKVSSKKAFSMNFRIPEWCEKATLTVNGKSVDADLSAGKYAEVNRIWKKGDVVELNLAMTVKLMESNPLLEETRNQTVVKRGPLVYCLESMDVAGGQSIDNVLIPANIQLTPNKITIDGSPIVALDGEASLMNEGSWKGTLYKTVSDSSKKVKIRLIPYYAWGNRGKADMTVWMPLAR; from the coding sequence ATGGCTTTGCCGGCACAGGAAAAAGCCTTAATGAATACCTCGAAAAGTAAGTATGCACAACTAACTAACGTTGATTTGTCGGCTGTGAAGTGGACTAACGGCTTTTGGGGAGATAGATTCCGCGTTTGCAAAGACACTATGCTTATCAGCATGTGGAATACATGGAATGCTCCTGAGATTTCGCATGGCTTCCGTAACTTTGAAGTGGCTGCAGGTGTGTGTCCGGGTGAGCATTGGGGACCTCCTTTCCACGATGGCGACTTCTATAAATGGCTGGAAGGTGTGGCTGCTGTTTATGCGGTAAATAAAGATCCGAAACTGGATGCGTTGATGGATAAGGCTGTTGCTGTTATCGTGAAGGCGCAACGCGAAGACGGATATATTCATACTCCGGTTATTATCGAAGAAAAAAATAAAGGTGTCGATTCTCACAAGGCTCACAAAGAGACTGTTATTGGAACAAAAGTGGGTGGTGCCAATGAGGTGGGTGCTTTTGCTAACCGTCTGAATTTTGAAACTTATAATCTTGGTCACTTGATGATGGCTGGTTGTGTACATTACAGAGCTACCGGAAAGAAGACTTTGTTCAACGCTGCTATTAAGGCAACTGATTTCCTTTGTTACTTTTACGAAACTGCTTCGGCTGAACTTGCCCGCAATGCTATATGTCCTTCTCACTACATGGGTGTGGTTGAGATGTATCGTGCAACCGGTAATTCTCGTTACCTGGAACTTGCAAAGAACCTGATTAATATTCGTGGTATGGTGAAGAATGGTACTGATGATAATCAGGATCGTGTTCCTTTCCGCGATCAGAAAACTGCAATGGGACATGCTGTTCGTGCAAATTATTTGTATGCCGGTGTGGCTGATGTGTATGCTGAAACAGGTGAAAAGGTTCTGATGGATAATCTGGAATCTATCTGGAAGGATATTGTTACCCGGAAGATGTATGTAACAGGTGCTTGCGGTGCTTTGTATGATGGTACTTCTCCTGATGGTACTTGCTACGAACCGGATTCTATTCAGAAAGTACACCAGTCTTACGGTCGTGCTTATCAGTTGCCTAACAGCACAGCTCACAACGAGTCATGCGCAAATATTGGTAACATGCTTTTCAACTGGCGTATGTTGCAGACTACCGGTGAAGAGAAGTATGCAGATGTGATGGAGACTGCTCTTTATAATAGTGTTTTGTCTAATGTTAGTTTGGATGGAAAGAGATTCTTCTACACCAATCCGTTGCGTTTGTCGAAAGATTTTCCTTATACACTGAGATGGCCAAGAGAGCGCCAGTCATACATCAGTTGTTTCTGCTGTCCTCCAAACACAATGCGTACTTTATGTGAAGCTCAGAATTATGCATATAGCATTTCTCACAAAGGTGTTTGGTTCAACTTATACGGTGGTAACCAGCTTGACACCAAACTGACTGACGGTTCTGCTTTGAAACTGACTCAGGTTTCTGATTATCCATGGGATGGCAAAGTGGTTACAACTGTTGATAAAGTTTCATCAAAGAAAGCTTTCTCCATGAATTTCCGTATTCCTGAATGGTGCGAAAAGGCGACTTTGACTGTTAACGGCAAATCTGTGGATGCTGATCTTTCTGCCGGAAAATATGCGGAAGTGAACAGAATATGGAAGAAGGGTGATGTTGTGGAACTGAATCTTGCCATGACTGTGAAGCTGATGGAATCTAATCCGTTGCTGGAAGAGACTCGTAACCAGACTGTGGTAAAACGCGGACCGCTGGTTTACTGTCTTGAATCTATGGATGTGGCAGGCGGACAATCTATTGATAATGTATTGATTCCTGCAAATATTCAGCTTACTCCGAATAAGATAACCATTGATGGAAGTCCGATTGTGGCTTTGGATGGTGAAGCTTCACTGATGAATGAGGGTTCATGGAAGGGTACTCTTTACAAAACGGTTTCTGATTCTTCAAAGAAGGTGAAAATCCGCTTGATTCCTTATTATGCATGGGGTAACCGTGGTAAAGCGGATATGACTGTATGGATGCCATTGGCACGATAA
- a CDS encoding helix-turn-helix domain-containing protein: MDFYDIIKDRRVLLNITQQDLSDISGVSLRTIKAIEKGNGNPSIDTLRKITDALGLELIMKVREIPKL; this comes from the coding sequence ATGGATTTCTACGATATTATAAAAGACAGAAGAGTCTTGCTCAATATTACTCAGCAAGACTTGTCAGATATTTCCGGGGTTAGTCTTCGGACAATTAAAGCTATAGAAAAAGGTAACGGTAATCCATCTATCGATACTCTTAGAAAAATAACCGATGCACTTGGACTTGAGTTGATAATGAAAGTTAGAGAAATACCTAAATTATGA
- a CDS encoding GH116 family glycosyl hydrolase yields the protein MKRNFILILLMVLSVSSMKAQKATWIWYPGDYEIWLGNNMNNNRTERGAFFPPFWKMDSHYVLVEFSKKLNLFKPEEITIAVEGRYNVKLDGKLLFGAPKTLIIPEGKHSLNIKVHNQATVPAIYVSGKTIFSDQSWKVTYEDKEWIDESGKASDTSATTYMDASSWNFNDPAQLPSLFKLNTEPKNSVSVVLQTQGVLVDFGKETFGYVKLEQLKGNGKVNIFYGESKEEAMSTGSCETLDRFEVNNAEAKDYTVQGSKAFRYVYIVTDPGVSFAKASMLYESLPETYRGSFRCSDQEINKIWDVAAYTMHLTTREFFIDGIKRDRWVWSGDAIQSYLMNYYLFFDAHTVGRTINLLRGKDPVTSHINTIMDYTFYWFLSVYDYYQYTGDRHFIQQLYPKMASMMDYVLGRTNKDGMVEGMTGDWVFVDWADGYMDKHGELSFEQILYCKSLQTMALCADLTGNEQDKAKYDKLYSSLKSKLEPAFWNNEKQGFVHNRLNGKQSEAVTRYANMFGVLFDYLDNQKKQEVKKSVLMNNSIMKISTPYMHFYELESLCALGEQKAVTKEIKDYWGGMLKLGATSFWEKYNPEDKGSKHYAMYGRPFGKSLCHAWGSSPIYLLGKYYLGVKPVKPGYSEFAINPSLGGLKWIEGTVPTPKGSIHVYMDTKTIKVKAGEGKGYLTFVSKTKPKASAGVVEKVSQNEYRLLIEGNEKEVTVSYRN from the coding sequence ATGAAACGTAATTTTATATTAATCCTTTTAATGGTTCTTTCTGTTTCTTCAATGAAAGCACAAAAAGCTACATGGATTTGGTATCCGGGCGATTATGAAATATGGCTCGGTAATAATATGAACAATAACAGAACGGAGAGGGGAGCTTTCTTTCCTCCTTTCTGGAAAATGGATAGTCACTATGTGTTGGTGGAGTTCTCAAAGAAACTGAACTTGTTTAAACCGGAAGAGATTACTATTGCTGTAGAAGGTCGTTACAATGTGAAGCTTGATGGTAAGCTTCTGTTTGGCGCTCCTAAAACTTTGATTATTCCTGAGGGAAAGCATAGCCTGAATATAAAGGTACATAATCAGGCAACGGTACCTGCAATTTATGTATCAGGTAAAACAATCTTCTCTGATCAGTCATGGAAGGTAACTTACGAGGATAAGGAGTGGATTGATGAATCGGGTAAGGCATCGGATACTTCGGCTACAACCTATATGGATGCTTCCAGCTGGAATTTTAATGATCCTGCTCAGTTGCCTTCTCTGTTTAAATTGAATACCGAACCAAAGAATTCGGTTTCTGTTGTTCTACAGACACAAGGTGTGTTGGTGGACTTTGGCAAGGAGACTTTTGGTTATGTTAAGCTTGAACAGCTTAAAGGTAACGGAAAAGTGAACATCTTCTACGGAGAATCTAAGGAGGAAGCAATGAGCACAGGTTCTTGTGAAACGCTTGATCGTTTTGAGGTGAATAATGCTGAGGCTAAAGATTATACCGTTCAGGGTTCAAAGGCTTTCAGATATGTATATATCGTAACTGATCCGGGAGTGAGCTTTGCAAAAGCATCTATGCTTTACGAATCTCTTCCTGAAACTTATCGCGGTTCTTTCCGTTGCAGTGATCAGGAGATAAACAAAATATGGGATGTGGCTGCTTACACAATGCATCTTACTACCCGTGAATTCTTTATTGATGGTATAAAACGTGACCGCTGGGTGTGGAGTGGTGATGCTATTCAGAGTTATCTGATGAACTATTATTTGTTCTTTGATGCTCACACAGTAGGGCGTACTATCAATTTGCTTCGTGGTAAGGATCCGGTGACTTCTCACATTAACACTATCATGGATTATACTTTCTACTGGTTCCTTAGTGTGTATGATTATTATCAGTATACCGGCGACCGCCACTTTATTCAGCAGCTCTATCCGAAGATGGCTAGCATGATGGATTATGTGCTTGGAAGAACTAACAAAGATGGTATGGTGGAAGGTATGACTGGCGACTGGGTATTCGTAGACTGGGCAGATGGTTATATGGATAAGCACGGCGAACTGAGCTTTGAACAGATATTGTACTGCAAGAGTCTGCAAACAATGGCGCTTTGTGCTGATCTTACCGGAAACGAACAGGATAAGGCTAAGTATGACAAGCTGTACTCTTCTCTTAAATCAAAACTGGAACCTGCATTCTGGAATAACGAGAAACAGGGATTCGTTCATAACCGACTGAACGGTAAACAGAGTGAGGCAGTTACCCGCTATGCAAACATGTTCGGTGTGTTATTCGATTATCTGGATAATCAGAAGAAACAGGAAGTTAAGAAGTCTGTCCTGATGAATAATTCTATCATGAAGATATCAACTCCGTATATGCATTTCTATGAGTTGGAGTCTCTTTGTGCTCTTGGTGAACAGAAGGCTGTAACGAAAGAAATTAAAGATTACTGGGGTGGTATGCTGAAGCTGGGTGCTACTTCTTTCTGGGAAAAATATAATCCGGAGGATAAGGGCAGCAAGCATTATGCAATGTACGGTCGTCCATTCGGCAAGAGTCTTTGCCATGCATGGGGATCAAGTCCTATCTATCTGTTAGGTAAGTATTATCTTGGAGTAAAACCAGTTAAACCGGGATATAGCGAGTTCGCCATCAATCCTTCTCTGGGTGGATTGAAATGGATTGAAGGAACTGTTCCTACTCCTAAAGGGAGTATTCATGTGTATATGGATACCAAGACCATAAAGGTAAAAGCAGGAGAGGGTAAAGGTTATCTTACTTTTGTAAGCAAGACTAAACCAAAAGCTTCTGCCGGAGTTGTTGAGAAGGTGTCTCAGAATGAATATCGCCTGTTAATAGAAGGTAATGAAAAAGAGGTAACAGTGAGTTACCGGAATTAG
- a CDS encoding DUF4435 domain-containing protein, with the protein MDTLQNSISSSSIISTIRLALNSIGADLKTWILVEGPDDVKIYRKLFNSSTVSVNAAKLDNGLENCDSVDISVKELLKVSSNIIGIRDRDYLFYNPSYSTQSNIFFTDKRDIEMTMLSSEAYKTMMCEYPIEDYNNIISKALFKATYLGFIRLMNDSCNLEYKFKDLPYCYIFGPTCEDVDWGNKLISKINIKSLYKKHELTLDSVPNFVETNAYEKEDPFLICCGHDMINLLALLISDVAATKKTLPSLLRTSYSMAIFEKTELYNSLKRWSYEAGVNLFN; encoded by the coding sequence ATGGATACATTACAAAATAGCATTTCAAGTTCTAGCATTATTTCAACTATTAGACTTGCTTTAAATTCTATAGGAGCTGATTTAAAAACTTGGATACTTGTTGAAGGACCAGATGATGTGAAAATATATCGTAAGCTTTTTAATTCTTCTACGGTTAGTGTTAACGCAGCAAAATTAGATAATGGGCTTGAAAATTGTGATAGTGTTGATATATCTGTTAAAGAATTACTAAAAGTATCTTCTAATATAATAGGAATAAGAGATCGAGATTATTTATTTTATAATCCAAGCTATTCGACACAAAGTAATATTTTCTTTACAGATAAAAGAGATATTGAAATGACAATGTTAAGTTCAGAAGCATATAAAACTATGATGTGTGAATATCCGATAGAAGACTATAATAACATTATAAGTAAAGCTCTATTTAAAGCAACATACTTAGGTTTTATTCGTTTGATGAATGACAGTTGTAATCTTGAATATAAATTTAAAGATTTGCCATATTGTTATATTTTTGGCCCGACTTGTGAGGATGTTGATTGGGGAAATAAGCTTATAAGCAAAATAAATATTAAATCGCTTTATAAAAAACATGAATTAACCTTGGATAGTGTGCCAAATTTTGTTGAAACGAATGCTTATGAAAAGGAAGATCCTTTTTTAATCTGTTGTGGACATGATATGATTAACTTATTAGCATTATTGATAAGTGATGTGGCAGCAACAAAAAAAACTCTTCCAAGTTTATTACGTACATCTTATTCAATGGCAATTTTTGAGAAGACAGAACTTTACAACTCCTTAAAAAGATGGAGTTATGAAGCTGGAGTAAATTTATTTAATTAG
- a CDS encoding right-handed parallel beta-helix repeat-containing protein, which produces MKRIPFLLLILFLGITKASSADIWVSVHGNDRNNGTQASPKATLAGALRQARELRRLKDESVKGGIHIYMQGGTYSVYEPVFIRPEDSGTKESPTVIEPVKGEKVIISGGTSLTGWQKAGYVKGLPAAAKGKVWVTEVPDFNGRTADFRQLWINGKKAVRTRNVADFKQMARIVNNDTENEILWVPARSVKAIMNARHAELVLHEMWAIANLRIKSIKVQGDSAGIKFCNPESRIQFEHPWPRPMLGKGVNSAFYLTNAIELLDQPGEWYYDNATSRLYYYPREGENMKTVSAVVPALETVVQVEGTVDRPVSNIRFEGIHFNYTTWMRPSEKGHVPLQAGMYMLDAYTLNPKQVRDDNNHKLDNQGWIGRPPAAVQVQGANNIAFANCNFERLGSCGLDFIEAAQHVSVEGSIFRDIAGNGLQTGKFNDPSFESHLPYDPADSRVLCADQLIANNYFTDVTNEDWGCVAICAGFVRDVTIQHNEISYVSYTGINLGWGWTQTVNCMRNNKVVANNIHHYAIHMHDVAGIYTLSAQPKTVVAENYVHDIVLSPYAHDPNHWFYLYTDEGSSFIEVKDNWCDKEKFLKNANGPGNVWTNNGPMVADSIRNRAGLQSDYLYLLKK; this is translated from the coding sequence ATGAAACGTATTCCATTTCTCCTGCTTATTCTCTTTTTAGGGATAACAAAGGCTTCTTCGGCTGATATATGGGTTTCCGTGCATGGCAATGACCGCAACAACGGAACTCAGGCTTCACCGAAAGCTACACTTGCGGGAGCATTGAGACAGGCGCGTGAACTCAGAAGATTAAAGGATGAGTCGGTTAAGGGCGGTATTCATATTTACATGCAGGGTGGTACTTACTCTGTATACGAACCGGTCTTTATCCGTCCCGAGGATTCGGGCACGAAAGAATCGCCTACGGTTATTGAGCCGGTAAAAGGTGAAAAGGTAATTATTAGTGGTGGTACATCACTTACTGGATGGCAAAAGGCGGGATATGTAAAAGGTCTGCCTGCCGCTGCAAAAGGAAAAGTCTGGGTAACAGAAGTTCCTGACTTTAACGGGAGAACGGCTGATTTCCGTCAGTTGTGGATAAACGGAAAGAAAGCTGTTCGTACCCGTAATGTTGCCGATTTTAAACAGATGGCGCGAATTGTGAATAATGATACGGAGAATGAAATCCTTTGGGTGCCGGCTCGTTCGGTAAAGGCGATAATGAATGCTCGTCATGCTGAGTTGGTGCTTCACGAGATGTGGGCGATTGCCAATCTTCGCATCAAGTCTATCAAGGTACAGGGTGACTCTGCCGGAATTAAATTCTGTAATCCCGAAAGCCGCATTCAGTTTGAACATCCCTGGCCGAGACCAATGTTGGGCAAGGGGGTGAACTCTGCTTTCTATCTTACCAATGCTATAGAGTTGCTCGATCAACCTGGTGAGTGGTATTATGACAATGCGACCAGCCGACTTTATTATTATCCGCGTGAAGGGGAGAACATGAAGACGGTTTCTGCCGTGGTTCCTGCTTTGGAAACAGTGGTTCAGGTGGAGGGAACGGTTGATCGTCCGGTTTCAAACATTCGCTTTGAAGGCATCCACTTTAATTATACTACATGGATGCGTCCGTCTGAAAAAGGACATGTACCTTTGCAAGCCGGAATGTATATGCTGGATGCTTATACATTGAATCCGAAACAGGTGCGTGATGATAATAATCACAAACTGGATAATCAGGGATGGATTGGTCGTCCGCCTGCTGCCGTTCAGGTGCAGGGTGCAAACAATATTGCTTTTGCTAATTGTAATTTTGAACGTTTAGGTTCTTGCGGGCTCGACTTTATTGAGGCTGCTCAGCATGTAAGCGTGGAAGGTTCTATCTTCAGGGATATTGCCGGTAATGGTTTGCAAACTGGTAAGTTTAACGATCCTTCGTTTGAATCGCACTTACCGTATGATCCTGCCGACAGCCGGGTACTTTGTGCCGATCAGCTGATTGCCAATAATTATTTTACGGATGTAACAAACGAGGACTGGGGATGTGTGGCTATCTGTGCAGGTTTTGTAAGAGATGTGACTATTCAGCATAATGAAATCAGTTATGTGTCATACACCGGAATTAACCTTGGATGGGGATGGACTCAGACTGTAAATTGCATGCGTAACAATAAGGTGGTTGCAAATAACATTCATCATTACGCTATTCACATGCATGATGTGGCCGGTATCTACACGCTTTCCGCTCAGCCAAAAACTGTGGTTGCCGAGAATTACGTGCATGATATTGTACTGTCTCCTTATGCGCACGATCCTAACCACTGGTTTTACTTATATACAGATGAGGGTTCTTCGTTCATTGAGGTAAAAGATAACTGGTGTGACAAGGAGAAATTCCTGAAGAATGCCAACGGTCCGGGTAATGTGTGGACAAACAATGGTCCGATGGTGGCAGATAGCATCCGTAACCGTGCCGGATTGCAGTCGGATTACCTATATTTGTTGAAAAAATAA
- a CDS encoding AAA family ATPase → MKIQEIRIEKLFNRFDYSFALNNQERLSIITGPNGFGKTTVLNIIQSVFNKQLYYLQSLVFSSISITFDDSSNLKIEKKEVTSHELLISLESLGHEKISSKVSANEDVLFRQIERMIPIKRVADNLWEDRRTGNLHTKEELLDLNSHEFAGIKSYKIDKPEILEILDSIQVYLIKEQRLLRKKENHRYPSLEGNITYTNTIQEYSKDLQTLIRESKSIAFQKSLILDSTFPKRLMQDDKKINLLSKDDFENRYEKIKGKQQSIKKYGLFDVSLEDYSYSDDNALLLTTYLNDTEEKLSFFDNLLEKLELFTTILNEKRFAFKKIIVNEKCGFEFVTDEGDPLALKALSSGEQHEVVLLYELLFQTQNNVLVLIDEPEISLHVAWQLSFVEDLHNISKLMNIDIMIATHSPQIINDRWDLVTDLYKLYKNQN, encoded by the coding sequence ATGAAAATTCAAGAAATAAGAATAGAAAAGTTGTTTAATCGATTCGATTATTCATTTGCACTGAATAATCAAGAACGTTTATCTATTATCACAGGTCCTAATGGCTTTGGGAAAACAACAGTGTTAAATATTATTCAAAGCGTATTTAATAAACAACTTTATTATTTACAATCGCTTGTGTTTAGTTCAATATCTATAACTTTTGATGATTCATCTAATCTAAAAATAGAAAAGAAAGAGGTGACATCTCATGAACTGTTAATATCATTGGAATCATTAGGACATGAGAAAATATCTAGTAAAGTTAGCGCGAATGAAGATGTCTTATTTAGACAAATAGAGAGAATGATTCCTATTAAAAGAGTTGCTGATAACCTTTGGGAAGACCGTCGAACTGGAAATTTGCACACAAAAGAAGAATTGCTTGATTTAAATAGTCATGAATTTGCAGGGATAAAAAGTTATAAGATTGATAAGCCAGAAATATTAGAAATATTAGATTCTATTCAAGTTTATCTAATTAAAGAACAGCGATTATTACGTAAGAAAGAAAATCATCGCTACCCATCTCTAGAAGGGAATATAACCTATACTAATACTATACAAGAGTATTCTAAAGATTTACAAACATTAATTAGAGAAAGTAAGTCAATAGCATTTCAAAAATCTCTAATATTAGATAGTACATTTCCTAAAAGGCTTATGCAAGATGATAAAAAAATAAATCTACTATCAAAAGATGATTTTGAAAATCGATATGAGAAAATAAAGGGAAAACAACAAAGTATTAAAAAATACGGTTTGTTTGACGTCTCTTTAGAAGATTATTCTTATAGTGATGATAATGCATTATTGTTAACGACCTATTTAAATGATACAGAAGAAAAGTTGTCTTTTTTTGATAATTTACTAGAAAAATTAGAGCTGTTTACTACGATTCTTAATGAAAAAAGATTTGCATTTAAGAAAATAATTGTAAATGAGAAATGCGGGTTTGAATTTGTTACCGATGAAGGTGATCCATTGGCATTGAAAGCATTATCTTCTGGAGAACAACATGAGGTTGTTCTATTATATGAATTGTTGTTTCAAACTCAGAATAATGTGCTTGTTTTAATTGATGAGCCTGAAATTTCTTTGCATGTAGCTTGGCAATTATCTTTTGTTGAGGATTTGCATAATATTTCAAAATTGATGAATATAGATATAATGATTGCTACTCATTCTCCTCAGATTATTAACGATCGATGGGATTTAGTGACTGATCTTTATAAACTTTATAAGAATCAAAATTAA